One part of the Eucalyptus grandis isolate ANBG69807.140 chromosome 10, ASM1654582v1, whole genome shotgun sequence genome encodes these proteins:
- the LOC104421432 gene encoding RINT1-like protein MAG2L, whose amino-acid sequence MDAPDADADDAFLPPRAAELSPQHVAFLDAHLASRGDLPGAAGLAAELDRRCTDLDGDLAAVRGRIARLAVSWIYRSLGAKSLIQRSLAKLENLSACTSQYGVRSHGSGRTFGEELPRLAKEVQRIANIREYVGTALQLEVLVGDLEDSVIFVNQQARNVLSKKNSASSVLMETGQSREKLLQAIKTMNDIEDLVIDISKSRPQWCHLLKSVDSRVDKTLAVLRPKVIADHRSLLASLGWPPKLLTTAMGDGEVSSIPNPLLLMQGEKRESYAHSFLSLCVLQHLQTRREERKQKLLGLNENRSRLWAIDELVSPIGARMEYHFTKWIHQPELIFALAFKVTRDFLVGVEEVLQPLIDKARLVAFSAREAWVFSMVQMLSGFLVKKVLPPLAESYKEKGGKSEVSTSWLNIMDLIIAFDSRMQSLIQSETCLYVGSDMLQYLTRGISVLNIFCEKPEWLKIWAKIEFKDAWKKFKDELRDERAWVQSSKRGNGFYHETESVDHLLATQDDYKAPLIADFVLKVVWAMIERCQKFPSIFSRVQFVRLAAGKFIWCFLKVLISHCRIEEMQSANFDDNDVIMRVCGSINAARYVEYKLLEWSDDVNFLDMNFFEDMERHGNVGTGYNCFFGEETKSLAELETNWLLEIIAFLLQQFEMLSWDYVENRHSFGFEQLEQDNTPSIVSSETDCVVSADLVIALDALRSQLTNMRRILNPKDFMDLWRNVADGLDHFLFRSILMSDVCFSAKGIGRFTADMRALYLVFQPFCARPEAFFPCVRDSLRLLNMNKEEIKHLQVALSNNEKQLECLHVCGISHLSVEQVHELLRLGMCRPKTRLR is encoded by the exons ATGGATGCtcccgacgccgacgccgacgacgCGTTCTTGCCTCCCCGCGCCGCCGAGCTCTCCCCGCAGCACGTGGCGTTCCTCGACGCGCACCTCGCGAGCCGCGGGGACCTGCCGGGGGCGGCCGGCCTCGCCGCGGAGCTGGACCGGAGGTGCACCGATCTGGACGGCGACCTCGCGGCCGTCCGGGGCCGGATCGCGAGGCTCGCCGTCTCGTGGATCTACCGCTCGCTCGGGGCCAAGTCCTTGATCCAGAGGTCGCTCGCCAAGTTGGAGAACCTCAGCGCCTGCACATCGCAAT ACGGTGTGCGGTCGCATGGGAGTGGAAGAACTTTCGGGGAGGAGCTTCCTCGGCTTGCGAAAGAAGTGCAGCGCATCGCGAACATTCGCGAATATGTCG GGACTGCATTACAGCTTGAAGTGCTGGTTGGAGATCTGGAAGATTCAGTTATCTTCGTAAATCAGCAAGCGAGAAATgtcttgtccaaaaaaaattctGCTTCATCTGTTCTGATG GAAACTGGACAGAGTAGAGAGAAGTTGCTTCAAGCGATAAAAACCATGAATGATATCGAGGACCTAGTGATTGACATTTCGAAATCCCGACCTCAATGGTGCCATCTTTTGAAATCTGTGGATAGCAGAGTCGACAAAACTCTTGCTGTTCTTAGACCGAAAGTCATTGCAGATCATAGGTCTCTTCTTGCTTCCCTAGGATGGCCACCAAAACTTCTGACAACGGCTATGGGGGATGGAGAAGTCTCTAGCATACCGAATCCTCTACTTTTAATGcaaggggagaagagagagagttatGCTCACAGTTTTCTATCTTTATGTGTGCTGCAACATCTGCAGACACGAAGGGAAGAGCGAAAACAGAAACTTTTGGGATTAAATGAGAATCGATCAAGGCTTTGGGCCATTGATGAGCTGGTTTCTCCCATCGGAGCACGGATGGAGTATCACTTTACTAAATGGATTCACCAGCCCGAATTGATTTTTGCTCTTGCGTTTAAAGTTACGAGGGATTTCCTGGTTGGCGTTGAAGAAGTTTTGCAGCCTCTGATAGATAAGGCCAGGTTGGTTGCCTTTAGTGCCAGAGAAGCTTGGGTTTTTTCGATGGTTCAAATGCTTTCTGGATTCCTGGTGAAAAAGGTTTTACCTCCGCTTGCTGAAAGCTACAAGGAGAAAGGTGGCAAATCAGAAGTGTCAACTTCATGGCTTAATATCATGGACCTCATCATTGCATTCGATTCACGTATGCAGTCGCTCATCCAATCCGAAACCTGTCTTTATGTGGGCTCTGATATGCTTCAATATCTGACTAGAGGAATATCAGTATTGAACATATTCTGTGAGAAGCCTGAGTGGCTCAAGATTTGGGCAAAGATTGAGTTCAAGGATGCGTGGAAGAAATTTAAAGATGAATTAAGAGATGAGAGGGCTTGGGTGCAAAGTAGCAAGCGTGGGAATGGGTTTTATCATGAAACGGAATCTGTAGATCATCTTCTTGCTACTCAAGATGATTACAAAGCTCCATTGATTGCAGATTTCGTGCTTAAAGTTGTGTGGGCAATGATTGAGAGATGTCAAAAATTTCCCTCTATTTTCTCAAGGGTGCAGTTTGTCAGATTGGCTGCTGGGAAATTCATTTGGTGCTTTCTCAAGGTCTTAATTTCACATTGCAGGATAGAAGAAATGCAGTCTGCCAATTttgatgataatgatgtgattatgagGGTTTGTGGGTCCATAAATGCCGCCAGATATGTTGAATATAAACTGCTAGAGTGGagtgatgatgtgaatttcttGGACATGAACTTCTTTGAGGATATGGAGCGGCATGGAAATGTTGGCACAGGTTATAATTGCTTCTTTGGGGAAGAAACTAAAAGTTTGGCTGAGCTCGAGACCAATTGGCTGTTGGAGATAATTGCCTTTCTCCTACAACAATTTGAAATGCTAAGCTGGGATTATGTCGAGAACAGGCATAGTTTTGGGTTTGAGCAACTTGAGCAAGATAATACCCCGAGTATAGTTTCGTCGGAGACTGACTGTGTAGTCTCTGCTGATCTTGTCATAGCATTGGATGCCTTGAGAAGTCAGCTAACAAATATGAGAAGAATACTAAACCCGAAGGACTTCATGGATTTGTGGCGTAACGTCGCTGATGGGCTcgaccattttctttttcgcaGCATTCTTATGAGCGATGTCTGTTTTTCCGCAAAAGGGATTGGTCGGTTTACAGCAGATATGAGAGCTTTATACCTTGTCTTTCAGCCGTTCTGTGCTCGGCCAGAAGCATTTTTCCCTTGTGTAAGAGATTCTCTAAGGCTTTTAAACATGAACAAGGAAGAGATAAAGCATTTGCAAGTGGCTTTatcaaataatgaaaaacaaCTAGAGTGCTTGCATGTTTGTGGAATTTCTCACTTATCTGTTGAGCAAGTTCATGAACTTTTGAGACTAGGGATGTGCAGACCTAAAACACGATTGCGGTAG
- the LOC104423462 gene encoding transcription factor MYB97, which translates to MPKKRERSAVEDEELLTKGPWTPVEDEVLTEYVQEHGEGNWNRVRLHTGIPRSGKSCRLRWLNHLRPDLKKGSFSYEEEKLVLELHARLGNKWSLIAAQLPGRTDNDIKNFWNTRAKRHEGAGWPLYFPGLPSAGRAPIHGRPTSLPAQNPNLRAGNVPVPPSSVQPNGNAALASVQEATPFRSSLISDRPPFIQYASQSREMIATPGFLPRHNADFEADRHRPSGTHHLPSFGPVFETTMPELPSGQHLQTGQGSQGEPSFLPLHQIVDTRQHPHPLAAENALLQSIGPMPHALQSSKATEGYSDPRCYEIRTESRSAWPAQAPDSGESSLG; encoded by the exons ATGCCGAAGAAGAGAGAGCGGTCGGCCGTGGAAGATGAGGAGCTCCTCACCAAAGGGCCGTGGACGCCGGTGGAGGACGAGGTGCTGACGGAGTACGTGCAGGAGCACGGGGAGGGCAACTGGAACCGCGTCCGGCTCCACACCGGCATCCCCCGGAGCGGCAAGAGCTGCCGCCTCCGCTGGCTCAACCACCTCCGCCCCGACCTCAAGAAGGGCTCCTTCTCCTACGAGGAGGAGAAGCTGGTCCTGGAGCTCCACGCCCGCTTGGGCAACAAGTGGTCCCTCATAGCCGCCCAG TTGCCGGGACGCACGGATAACGACATCAAGAATTTTTGGAATACGAGGGCGAAGCGGCACGAGGGTGCCGGCTGGCCGCTGTACTTTCCTGGCCTTCCGAGTGCAGGCCGTGCACCGATACATGGCCGACCTACTTCCTTGCCAGCACAAAACCCTAATTTACGTGCAGGAAACGTTCCGGTTCCTCCAAGTTCTGTGCAGCCCAATGGGAATGCCGCACTTGCATCCGTCCAAGAAGCGACGCCCTTTCGCAGCAGTCTCATAAGTGATCGGCCACCGTTCATTCAATACGCCAGTCAGAGCCGTGAGATGATCGCCACGCCGGGTTTCTTGCCTCGGCATAATGCTGATTTTGAAGCGGATCGCCATCGGCCTTCCGGTACCCATCATCTCCCTTCTTTCGGACCTGTTTTCGAGACTACAATGCCGGAGCTCCCTTCTGGCCAGCATTTACAAACTGGACAAGGAAGTCAGGGCGAACCATCCTTTCTGCCACTGCACCAGATTGTTGATACCAGACAGCATCCGCACCCACTTGCTGCagaaaatgctcttcttcaGAGCATTGGCCCAATGCCGCATGCATTACAGTCATCAAAAGCCACAGAGGGATATTCGGATCCACGATGCTATGAAATCCGCACTGAGAGTCGATCTGCGTGGCCAGCACAAGCTCCTGATAGCGGAGAATCATCACTCGGTTAG
- the LOC104423463 gene encoding zinc finger protein ZAT9-like, which yields MDGLRGSQDQTEVVQLPHQDRGKMAEPDPSERSESWSQVPKKDPLWIKLKISKTEQGGEPSEQEEPPSAAVRVCEFCGKRFMNGKALGGHIRIHNQEKNKGSSSKKTDESRLRKQKAKCEKHVHEDLPALEKGRDFDCSEKDKETPCCYICDRNFPSMKSLFGHMRFHPDRNWRGVQPPAQEKDGSCTREVESVDQKATDQGSACLEAGSSGCLVDLLKGLPSWSRTDKRGRKSLIALEPEAIDGLMKLACAASYDSGISDDQVSDESPLRKRRLDEEELPGPKNQNPEPTESQIQQSTNIEGEGSYKAVRNQDYELEHADRPRKYRKGERFGHNLERNPNMEAGKKIKVSGMCKTQDLSTNKEVAVMPVKEDKILTDHRFKCMTCEKTFPTFQALGGHRSSHNKERGNVQPPEASLSTGASGTEKKIAPSAKIHAAETNNCATSSVQEDFMTHRCEICCKKFPTGQALGGHKRCHWAGQTEGPPSSEVVSPGDQASQSGPRALAFDLNEPPPMDEEDGVISGFNRA from the coding sequence ATGGATGGTCTGAGGGGAAGCCAGGATCAGACGGAGGTGGTGCAGCTACCCCATCAAGATCGTGGGAAGATGGCAGAACCCGATCCTTCAGAAAGATCGGAATCCTGGAGCCAGGTGCCCAAGAAAGACCCGCTCTGGATTAAGCTCAAGATATCTAAGACTGAGCAAGGCGGTGAGCCGAGCGAGCAGGAGGAGCCTCCTTCAGCAGCTGTCCGAGTTTGCGAATTCTGTGGCAAGCGTTTCATGAATGGGAAGGCCCTTGGGGGCCACATCAGGATCCACAATCAAGAGAAGAACAAGGGGAGCAGCTCGAAGAAGACAGATGAGTCGAGGCTGAGGAAGCAGAAGGCGAAGTGTGAGAAGCATGTTCACGAGGATCTTCCAGCTCTGGAGAAAGGAAGAGACTTTGATTGTTCAGAGAAAGACAAGGAGACACCATGCTGCTACATCTGTGACCGGAACTTCCCTTCCATGAAATCGTTGTTCGGGCACATGAGGTTCCATCCTGATAGGAACTGGCGAGGAGTTCAGCCTCCAGCCCAAGAAAAGGACGGTTCTTGCACAAGAGAAGTCGAATCCGTGGACCAGAAGGCCACAGATCAGGGCTCAGCTTGTTTGGAAGCAGGAAGTTCAGGATGCTTGGTGGATCTTTTGAAGGGCTTGCCAAGCTGGTCCAGGACCGAtaaaagaggaaggaaaagcTTGATCGCTTTGGAACCCGAGGCTATTGATGGCCTCATGAAGTTGGCATGTGCTGCTTCTTATGATTCGGGCATATCTGATGACCAAGTCTCCGATGAGAGTCCACTAAGGAAGCGCAGGCTTGACGAGGAAGAGCTTCCAGGGCCTAAAAACCAAAACCCAGAACCAACGGAAAGTCAAATCCAACAATCAACTAATATCGAAGGCGAGGGCTCGTACAAAGCAGTTCGCAATCAGGACTATGAGCTGGAACATGCAGACAGGCCTAGGAAATACAGAAAAGGAGAGCGTTTTGGTCATAATTTGGAGAGAAACCCGAATATGGAGGCTGGCAAGAAGATCAAGGTGAGTGGGATGTGTAAAACTCAAGATCTCAGTACTAACAAGGAAGTGGCGGTGATGCCGGTTAAGGAGGACAAGATATTGACAGATCATAGGTTTAAATGCATGACCTGCGAGAAGACCTTCCCGACATTCCAAGCATTGGGTGGTCATCGATCCAGCCACAACAAAGAAAGGGGGAATGTTCAGCCACCAGAAGCCTCTTTATCCACTGGTGCTTCAGGTACCGAGAAGAAAATCGCACCAAGTGCCAAAATTCATGCTGCAGAAACCAACAATTGCGCGACGAGCTCTGTGCAGGAGGACTTCATGACTCACAGGTGCGAGATCTGTTGCAAGAAGTTCCCAACCGGTCAGGCACTTGGGGGACACAAGAGGTGCCACTGGGCTGGGCAAACCGAGGGGCCCCCATCTAGCGAAGTTGTGTCACCAGGAGATCAAGCTAGCCAAAGTGGTCCTAGAGCCCTAGCTTTTGATCTTAACGAACCTCCTCCAATGGATGAGGAAGATGGCGTCATCTCTGGATTCAACCGTGCCTGA
- the LOC104423464 gene encoding putative receptor-like protein kinase At1g72540, whose protein sequence is MTCSVSDGHLGKGKSMGTQRVVVIHDASQELILPSLRWALYELVLKPGDKLTVLTVLHQAKTHKGSRSSDDSGSAIQPDQKIGNSQVLRKEEEYENNIELLQVSKLYEIHKIEFKIEVAVGPSPKKTALEAATNLKATWVILDRQMKKNGYYFLQKLSCGISRIKHDHSIKKLRAPKVADIDMLHGEKHQSVDVMYDEMMPGSPETEDLFSIELFPDRLGESSQDPETTESTNQEGTQRWLGQRRFKYFTCTICKDERSLLRFQKNLRYAELEDSTAGFLAKSFLYDDDDFGSTFGGQLTNELKMVVTELEKVCLLQEKFKTEVDGLTGARHENIVMLMGSCAKGNCRLLVYECVCNSSLDTYISNTEKYGCKPLTWAQRMRIVQGSSRELRYLHEAGIIHGDVRAKNILLTHDLEPLLGNFGLAMIKQKSDHSVYNGEKSGYQAPEHTDTWRVSTKADVYSFGIVLLELITGRSAADKTRDGTSLESWAKPLLKDGMYRQLLDHRIANSHDKQQLFWIVQVVRNCLSMDPNKRLTMVKVASALEYISERKYSFLIAEIIPFLSEIEVQSPNTNGVHDPKDEPEQQISRKEGNSKAGVSKLTRLFSLKSPSTRSRSGNTSHTDHSEEFSLSSWKSHRTTMTKPKSGSRTKVFYGEMLN, encoded by the exons ATGACCTGCAGTGTTTCAGATGGACACCTTGGGAAAGGCAAATCCATGGGGACACAGAGAGTGGTGGTGATTCATGATGCATCGCAAGAATTAATTTTACCTTCCCTCAGGTGGGCATTGTATGAACTTGTGCTAAAGCCTGGAGATAAGCTCACCGTCCTCACAGTTCTTCATCAAGCTAAAACCCATA AGGGATCCAGGAGCAGCGATGACTCAGGTTCAGCGATCCAACCAGACCAGAAAATAGGTAATTCTCAAGTactaaggaaggaggaggagtacGAAAACAACATTGAACTTCTTCAAGTCAGCAAGCTGTACGAGATACACAAG ATTGAGTTTAAAATAGAGGTGGCTGTGGGACCTTCACCGAAGAAGACAGCTTTAGAGGCAGCCACAAATCTTAAGGCAACATGGGTTATACTTGACAG GCAGATGAAAAAGAACGGATATTACTTCCTGCAGAAGCTTTCGTGTGGAATATCACGGATAAAACATGACCATAGCATTAAAAAGTTGAGAGCGCCAAAAGTTGCGGACATTGACATGCTTCACGGGGAGAAACATCAAAGTGTTGATGTAatgtatgatgaaatgatgCCAGGATCACCGGAGACCGAAGATCTATTCAGCATAGAACTTTTTCCAGACA GACTAGGTGAATCCAGCCAAGATCCAGAGACAACAGAGAGCACCAATCAAGAAGGGACACAAAGGTGGCTGGGTCAGAGAAGGTTCAAATATTTCACATGCACAATTTGCAAGGATGAAAGGTCCCTTCTCAGGTTCCAGAAAAACTTAAGATATGCAGAACTGGAAGATTCTACAGCTggatttttggccaaaagcttcctatatgatgatgatgattttggATCTACCTTCGGTGGTCAGTTGACCAATGAACTGAAAATGGTAGTTACGGAACTTGAGAAAGTGTGCTTGCTACAAGAGAAATTTAAGACTGAAGTCGATGGACTAACTGGAGCAAGACATGAGAACATAGTCATGTTGATGGGGTCTTGCGCAAAAGGAAACTGCAGGCTGCTTGTATATGAGTGTGTATGCAACAGTTCGCTTGACACCTACATTTCAAATACGGAAA AATATGGTTGTAAACCATTGACATGGGCACAGAGAATGAGAATAGTCCAAGGTTCATCCAGAGAACTTCGTTATCTCCATGAAGCAGGCATAATTCACGGCGATGTCAGAGCAAAGAACATTCTTTTAACTCATGATCTTGAACCATTG CTAGGAAATTTTGGGCTAGCAATGATAAAGCAGAAGTCGGATCACTCAGTTTATAATGGAGAAAAGTCGGGATACCAGGCTCCAGAACATACAGATACTTGGCGAGTTTCAACCAAAGCAGATGTATACTCCTTCGGCATAGTTCTACTGGAGCTTATTACTGGAAGAAGTGCTGCAGATAAGACACGGGACGGAACCAGTCTAGAAAGCTGG GCGAAACCTCTGTTGAAAGACGGAATGTACAGACAATTGCTCGACCATAGGATTGCAAACTCGCATGACAAGCAGCAGCTGTTCTGGATAGTTCAAGTCGTGCGAAATTGTCTCTCCATGGACCCTAACAAAAGATTAACCATGGTTAAG GTGGCATCCGCCCTGGAATACATATCAGAGAGGAAATACAGCTTTCTGATTGCAGAAATCATTCCATTCCTATCAGAAATCGAAGTCCAATCACCCAACACGAATGGTGTGCACGATCCCAAGGATGAACCAGAGCAACAAATCTCGAGGAAGGAGGGGAACTCAAAAGCTGGTGTGAGCAAACTGACAAGACTTTTCTCGCTCAAGTCACCGTCGACTAGATCAAGAAGTGGTAACACCAGTCACACAGATCACAGTGAGGAATTCTCTCTCAGTAGCTGGAAGAGTCACCGGACAACCATGACGAAGCCAAAGTCAGGAAGCAGAACCAAAGTATTCTACGGCGAAATGCTCAATTAA
- the LOC104421434 gene encoding elongation factor 1-beta 2, whose amino-acid sequence MAITFSDLHTESGLKSLDAFLSGKTYISGDQLTKDDIKVYAAVVEKPGGSFPNAGKWYQCVSSHLAASFPGKAAGVRVGGKGAPVEEVKGAAPAGDDDDLDLFGEETEEDQKAAEEREAAKKSSAKKKESGKSSVLLDVKPWDDETDMKKLEEAVRSVEMPGLFWGASKLVPVGYGIKKLQIMMTIVDDLVSVDTLVEECLQAEPINEYVQSCDIVAFNKI is encoded by the exons ATGGCGATCACCTTCTCGGATCTCCACACGGAGTCGGGCCTCAAGTCCCTCGACGCGTTCCTCTCCGGCAAGACCTACATCTCCGG AGATCAGCTCACGAAGGACGACATCAAGGTGTACGCCGCGGTTGTCGAGAAGCCCGGAGGCTCGTTCCCGAACGCCGGCAAGTGGTACCAGTGTGTGTCCTCACATCTCGCCGCGAG CTTCCCTGGCAAAGCTGCTGGTGTTAGAGTAGGTGGCAAAGGTGCTCCAGTTGAAGAAGTTAAGGGG GCGGCTCCTGCTGGGGATGATGATGACTTGGATCTCTTTGGTGAAGAGACAGAGGAGGACCAGAAGGCTGCAGAAGAGAGGGAGGCAGCCAAAAAGTCATctgcaaagaagaaagaaa GTGGAAAGTCATCTgtcctcttggatgtgaaaccttGGGACGATGAGACAGACATGAAGAAGCTGGAAGAGGCTGTTAGGAGTGTGGAGATGCCTGGGCTCTTCTGGGGAGCTT CGAAACTGGTTCCAGTGGGTTACGGAATTAAGAAGTTGCAGATCATGATGACCATTGTGGATGACCTTGTCTCAGTGGACACCCTTGTCGAGGAGTGTCTTCAAGCTGAGCCTATCAATGAATACGTTCAGAGTTGTGACATCGTCGCCTTCAACAAAATCTAA